One genomic region from SAR92 clade bacterium H455 encodes:
- a CDS encoding YkgJ family cysteine cluster protein, protein MTINIKNIPELEVSCSTCQANCCRLEVMIITDTGVPAEHISVDQWGAETMLRLDDGWCSAIDRDTFMCSIYANRPLICREFEMGSYECRQERAA, encoded by the coding sequence ATGACCATTAACATCAAAAACATTCCAGAATTAGAGGTCAGCTGTTCTACCTGCCAGGCCAACTGCTGCAGATTGGAGGTGATGATTATCACTGACACCGGCGTACCAGCTGAACATATCTCAGTGGATCAGTGGGGCGCAGAAACTATGCTGCGCCTAGACGACGGCTGGTGCTCGGCGATAGATCGCGATACCTTTATGTGTTCGATCTATGCAAACCGCCCTTTGATATGCCGAGAATTTGAGATGGGCTCTTATGAGTGTCGTCAGGAAAGAGCTGCCTAG
- a CDS encoding DUF1456 family protein codes for MLRRVRYIFDYSDPAMLAMFKLGGHEGSKAELATWLAREGEPDFVLCEDINLARFLNGLIIKNRGATDKGTPEPEPFLSNNSVLRKLKIALSLQAEDLLEILKLNEFTMSKHELSALFRRPDHKNYRECLDQVLRNFLDGMEKRYRKK; via the coding sequence ATCTTGCGCCGTGTGCGTTACATCTTCGATTACAGTGATCCCGCTATGCTGGCTATGTTTAAGCTCGGTGGCCATGAGGGCAGCAAAGCTGAACTGGCAACCTGGCTGGCACGAGAAGGGGAGCCTGACTTTGTACTCTGTGAAGATATAAACCTGGCTAGATTCTTAAACGGCCTGATTATCAAGAACAGAGGTGCCACCGATAAAGGAACACCTGAGCCGGAGCCCTTCCTCAGCAATAACAGTGTACTGCGTAAACTCAAGATTGCCTTAAGTCTGCAGGCGGAAGATTTGCTTGAGATACTGAAGCTCAATGAGTTCACTATGAGCAAGCATGAGTTAAGCGCTCTTTTTCGTCGCCCCGACCATAAGAATTATAGAGAATGCCTAGATCAGGTATTACGCAACTTTCTAGATGGTATGGAAAAGCGTTACCGAAAGAAGTAG
- a CDS encoding GNAT family N-acetyltransferase: MTEYRLAKATELDQLKAFLFHHGANPWNHLPAAGVDAEFALIAKEKASALVAYSDATVVGLGIFYHPNYLPKNFLEYSQGRSAIYIAEVVVHRDYSGQGIGTNLLKDIIQRSPRLGAEILLVDRHAENAGSAGMMLKAGFKELATFVDLDRRDFGNFSTTVLSFELI; this comes from the coding sequence ATGACAGAATATCGACTCGCAAAAGCTACAGAGCTAGATCAGCTAAAAGCCTTTCTATTTCACCATGGCGCAAATCCTTGGAACCATTTGCCGGCCGCTGGAGTCGATGCGGAATTTGCGCTGATCGCCAAAGAAAAGGCTTCGGCATTGGTGGCTTACAGCGACGCCACAGTAGTAGGCTTAGGAATTTTTTATCATCCAAATTACCTTCCAAAAAACTTTCTGGAGTATAGCCAAGGAAGATCGGCGATCTATATTGCTGAGGTGGTTGTGCATAGAGACTACAGCGGACAAGGCATAGGCACAAACTTGCTGAAGGATATCATTCAACGCTCACCTAGGTTGGGCGCGGAGATATTACTGGTTGATCGCCATGCAGAAAATGCTGGGTCAGCGGGAATGATGCTAAAAGCGGGTTTCAAAGAACTGGCGACTTTTGTCGATCTGGATCGTCGAGACTTCGGAAATTTCAGCACAACGGTGCTGTCTTTTGAATTAATTTAA
- a CDS encoding TonB-dependent receptor: MKNTSILKLTSLAAAIIASSAVLPTVAFAEGAMVEEIVTTGTRAKARSATDTVAAVDVITSAELTNQGDMDVANLLRNSVPSFSVNDQPISDAATLVRPFQLRGMAPDHSLILVNNKRRHRASVIVWSAGGISDGSHGADVSTIPGMALKSVEVLRDGAAAQYGSDALAGVINFKLKDASEGGSAQIRMGQYAEGDGDMAYFAGNMGMELGANGFANVTMEYGSSDETVRSVQRNDAAGLIAAGFPVADPAQKWGRPFVDNDLKLFVNFGTQLTDSVELYGYANYANKDVDGGFYFRNPTNRGGVYASTNDNGTPDNDDDDFNQLLVGSSNGADCSAYEVPSDDPTSAALAGAIAGLKADDNCFNFNETIPGGFTPRFGGTVTDTTFMMGLRGELENGLTWDVSAYRGENEGDFYINNTVNASLGENTPRNFDPGLYRQTDVNFNADFTYALSETVNVAFGAEHRTEEFTIGAGQEESYIDGGLGVQGFSTSTNGFPGFSPDISGDFDRSNDAVYIDAEWDASEDLLLAAAVRFEDFDGFGSTTNYKLGANYKLDDNFGLRATLSTGFKAPTSGQLNASNISTLIDNGVLVNKGVIPASNPVAAFAGATALQPEESENFTVGFFGSVGEIDITFDYFNIEVTDRLTLSKDFTLTAADIASLAAAGVSGADDIAVFRFFTNDFETKTSGYDLVVSTSTDWMGGTTAWNLALNHTETEVTSRGEYIDDDRERSIEEVSPDTRYNVSANHMMDGWRALARVSYFGDWYDPNQGMSYDGEHVVDVELSYDLNESSSVMLGGNNIFDEAGSKKHNGAAGAGNTYSEFAPMGFSGAFWYAKYSYNF, from the coding sequence ATGAAAAATACATCCATTTTAAAATTAACTTCATTAGCAGCGGCAATTATTGCTAGCAGCGCAGTGCTGCCAACAGTCGCTTTCGCAGAAGGCGCTATGGTTGAAGAAATCGTAACTACAGGTACTCGTGCCAAAGCCCGTTCAGCTACTGACACAGTTGCAGCAGTTGACGTTATCACTAGCGCCGAACTGACTAACCAAGGTGACATGGACGTAGCTAACCTGCTACGTAACTCTGTACCTTCTTTCTCAGTTAACGATCAGCCGATCAGTGATGCAGCAACTCTGGTGCGTCCATTCCAGCTTCGCGGCATGGCTCCGGATCACTCGTTGATTCTGGTAAACAACAAGCGTCGTCACAGAGCCAGCGTTATCGTTTGGTCTGCTGGTGGTATCTCAGACGGTTCTCACGGTGCTGATGTTTCTACTATTCCTGGTATGGCTCTAAAGAGCGTTGAAGTATTGCGTGATGGTGCAGCAGCTCAGTATGGTTCTGATGCTCTTGCCGGCGTAATCAACTTCAAGCTGAAAGATGCAAGTGAAGGTGGTTCAGCTCAGATCCGTATGGGTCAATACGCTGAAGGCGATGGCGACATGGCTTACTTCGCGGGTAACATGGGTATGGAACTTGGTGCCAATGGTTTTGCTAACGTAACCATGGAATACGGTTCATCTGATGAAACTGTTCGTTCAGTCCAGCGCAACGATGCTGCTGGCCTAATCGCTGCAGGCTTCCCAGTTGCTGATCCGGCTCAGAAATGGGGCCGTCCTTTTGTTGATAACGATCTTAAATTGTTCGTCAACTTCGGTACTCAGCTGACTGACAGTGTTGAGCTGTATGGTTATGCTAACTACGCCAACAAAGATGTCGACGGTGGATTCTACTTCCGTAACCCGACAAATCGCGGTGGTGTGTATGCCAGCACAAACGACAACGGTACACCAGATAATGATGATGATGATTTCAATCAGCTGTTGGTAGGCTCATCAAATGGTGCTGACTGTAGTGCCTATGAAGTTCCTTCTGATGACCCGACAAGTGCTGCTCTCGCCGGTGCAATCGCTGGTCTGAAAGCCGATGATAACTGCTTTAACTTCAATGAAACCATTCCTGGCGGCTTTACGCCACGTTTTGGTGGCACCGTAACAGACACCACCTTTATGATGGGTTTGAGAGGTGAGTTGGAAAATGGTTTAACCTGGGATGTCAGTGCTTATCGCGGTGAGAACGAAGGCGACTTCTATATTAACAACACTGTTAATGCCAGCCTTGGTGAAAACACTCCGCGCAACTTTGATCCAGGTCTATACCGTCAAACTGACGTAAACTTCAATGCTGACTTTACTTATGCTTTAAGTGAAACAGTTAATGTTGCATTTGGTGCTGAGCACCGTACTGAAGAATTCACTATTGGCGCTGGTCAAGAAGAGTCTTACATCGACGGTGGTTTAGGTGTTCAGGGTTTCAGTACTTCAACTAACGGTTTCCCAGGCTTTTCTCCTGATATCTCTGGTGACTTCGATCGTTCAAACGATGCTGTCTACATAGATGCAGAATGGGATGCAAGTGAAGATCTTCTGTTAGCCGCTGCAGTTCGCTTCGAAGACTTTGATGGCTTTGGTAGCACGACCAACTACAAGTTGGGTGCTAACTATAAGTTGGATGACAACTTCGGTCTTCGTGCTACATTGAGCACAGGCTTTAAAGCGCCTACTTCAGGTCAGCTGAATGCATCTAATATCTCAACACTGATTGATAACGGTGTTCTGGTAAACAAAGGTGTTATTCCAGCGAGCAACCCTGTTGCCGCATTCGCCGGTGCTACAGCGTTGCAGCCAGAAGAGTCCGAGAACTTCACCGTCGGCTTCTTTGGTAGTGTTGGCGAGATTGATATCACGTTTGATTACTTCAACATTGAAGTAACTGATCGTCTGACTCTATCTAAAGACTTCACCCTGACAGCAGCAGATATTGCTTCTCTGGCAGCAGCTGGCGTTTCTGGCGCTGATGATATTGCTGTATTCCGTTTCTTCACCAATGACTTTGAGACAAAGACCAGTGGTTATGACTTGGTAGTGTCGACTAGCACTGATTGGATGGGCGGCACCACTGCTTGGAATCTTGCGTTAAACCACACTGAAACTGAAGTGACTTCTCGCGGCGAATACATCGATGATGACCGTGAGCGTTCGATTGAAGAAGTGTCACCAGATACTCGTTACAACGTTTCTGCTAACCACATGATGGACGGCTGGCGTGCTCTTGCTCGAGTGTCTTACTTCGGTGATTGGTACGATCCAAACCAAGGTATGTCTTATGACGGCGAACACGTAGTAGATGTTGAGCTTTCCTATGACCTGAACGAGAGTTCTTCGGTTATGTTGGGCGGCAACAATATCTTTGACGAAGCTGGTTCTAAGAAGCATAACGGTGCTGCAGGCGCTGGTAACACGTACAGTGAATTTGCTCCTATGGGCTTCAGTGGTGCATTTTGGTACGCCAAGTACAGCTACAACTTCTAA
- a CDS encoding efflux RND transporter periplasmic adaptor subunit, which yields MPLFNRQGKITVAILVAGILFIVGVATLKPKPEKVKRLPPPLLLVEVIDAAPQTLRPTISSQGTVAPRREIDLVSQVAGKVVAVDQNYANGGFFRQGDNLIQLESSDYQFAVIRAKAQVAKAEEQVAVEKGRSRQAKREWRDLGDNTANALFLRAPQLASAEAALESARADLDKANLDLSRTTIVTPFQGRIRQTFVDLGQYITPGTRIAKLYSTDVVEVRLPLSDRQAALIDLPVNFEDARSTNYPDVVIQRHVGGKTYKWQGKIVRTEASIDIQSRMTYAVAEVQNPFKTDPNSDRPPLSIGLFVEAEITGRQITNALELQKSIIYRGNEILVLNDNDEISFVTLSLVQSDTDSVVTTSIQPGTRIVGTRIALPVPGMRVDTSSQSNSADPL from the coding sequence ATGCCATTGTTTAACCGCCAAGGGAAAATAACCGTTGCCATACTGGTGGCGGGAATCTTATTTATTGTCGGCGTTGCAACCCTCAAACCTAAGCCCGAAAAAGTTAAGCGCCTGCCACCGCCGCTCCTGCTGGTTGAGGTAATTGACGCTGCGCCGCAAACTCTGCGCCCAACCATTTCGTCTCAGGGCACTGTCGCACCGAGACGGGAAATCGATCTGGTATCTCAGGTGGCAGGCAAGGTAGTTGCGGTTGATCAGAACTATGCCAATGGCGGCTTTTTTCGGCAGGGAGACAACTTAATCCAGCTGGAATCGAGCGATTATCAGTTTGCCGTGATCCGCGCCAAAGCGCAGGTGGCCAAAGCCGAAGAGCAGGTCGCTGTGGAAAAAGGCCGCTCACGTCAGGCCAAACGGGAATGGCGCGATCTTGGGGACAATACTGCCAATGCATTGTTCTTGCGTGCGCCACAGTTAGCATCTGCCGAAGCCGCTCTTGAATCAGCCCGCGCCGATCTCGACAAAGCCAATCTCGACCTCAGCCGCACAACCATCGTAACGCCATTTCAGGGACGTATCAGGCAGACCTTTGTCGACCTTGGTCAATACATTACTCCGGGAACTCGGATCGCTAAACTATACAGCACCGATGTAGTGGAAGTGCGCCTGCCTCTAAGCGATCGCCAGGCAGCTCTGATTGATCTGCCGGTTAACTTTGAAGATGCTCGCAGCACAAACTATCCAGACGTGGTGATACAGCGACATGTCGGCGGCAAGACCTATAAGTGGCAGGGCAAAATTGTTCGCACCGAGGCCTCTATCGATATCCAGAGCCGTATGACTTATGCCGTGGCGGAAGTGCAAAACCCCTTTAAAACCGATCCCAATAGTGATCGACCGCCGCTTAGTATCGGGCTGTTTGTCGAGGCCGAGATTACTGGCCGGCAGATAACCAATGCGCTTGAACTGCAGAAGAGCATTATTTATCGCGGCAATGAAATATTGGTGCTAAACGACAATGACGAAATCAGCTTTGTCACTCTGTCGTTGGTGCAGTCGGACACTGACTCAGTGGTAACCACCAGCATTCAACCCGGCACCCGTATAGTCGGTACCCGCATTGCATTGCCCGTACCGGGCATGCGCGTGGACACCAGCTCTCAATCAAACAGCGCTGACCCCTTGTGA
- the ubiD gene encoding 4-hydroxy-3-polyprenylbenzoate decarboxylase, whose protein sequence is MTFKSPLKYSDLREFMAFLEERGELVRIKHEVDPNLEMTEISDRTLRAKGPALLFENPKGYDTPVLCNLFGTPDRVAMGMGQENVSALRDVGTLLAFLKEPEPPKGLRDLWEKRHDFKQVLNMPVKQIKNPPCQEVVIEGDDVDLDKLPIQTCWPGDKAPLVTWALAVTRGPEKERQNLGIYRMQKIGKNKLIMRWLAHRGGALDYREFQKRFPGKPYPVAIALGADPATTLGAVTPVPDTLSEYAFAGLLRGEKTQVAKCLGNDLQVPATAEFILEGFLHPGEEAEEGPFGDHTGYYNEVESFPVFTIDRITHRKDPIYHSTYTGRPPDEPAVLGVALNEVFVPILQKQFPEIVDFYLPPEGCSYRMAIVSMKKQYPGHAKRVMMGVWSFLRQFMYTKFVIVTDDDIDVRNWEDVVWAMTTRMDPVRDTMMVENTPIDYLDFASPVSGLGSKMGMDATNKMHGETDREWGETIVMDDAVKQRVDEMWDELGINIK, encoded by the coding sequence ATGACATTTAAAAGCCCGTTGAAATATTCCGATCTGCGCGAATTTATGGCTTTCCTCGAAGAGCGAGGAGAGCTGGTTCGCATCAAGCACGAGGTCGACCCCAATCTAGAGATGACTGAGATCAGCGACCGCACCCTGCGCGCCAAAGGTCCGGCACTCCTGTTCGAAAACCCCAAAGGCTACGACACCCCAGTTCTGTGCAACCTGTTTGGCACCCCAGATCGAGTCGCCATGGGCATGGGTCAAGAAAACGTCAGCGCACTCCGGGATGTGGGTACTCTGCTGGCCTTCCTCAAAGAACCGGAACCACCGAAAGGACTGCGGGACCTCTGGGAAAAGCGCCATGACTTTAAACAGGTATTAAATATGCCTGTAAAGCAGATCAAGAACCCACCCTGTCAGGAAGTGGTCATTGAAGGGGACGACGTGGATCTCGACAAACTGCCAATCCAAACCTGCTGGCCCGGAGACAAAGCACCTCTAGTCACCTGGGCATTAGCTGTTACCCGCGGCCCGGAAAAAGAACGCCAAAATCTCGGCATCTACCGCATGCAGAAGATAGGCAAGAATAAATTAATTATGCGCTGGCTCGCCCACCGTGGTGGCGCCCTCGACTACCGTGAATTCCAAAAACGCTTTCCCGGCAAACCCTATCCAGTTGCCATCGCACTGGGCGCAGACCCCGCCACCACATTAGGCGCCGTCACCCCAGTACCGGACACACTATCGGAATACGCCTTCGCAGGCCTACTGCGCGGGGAGAAAACCCAGGTCGCCAAATGCCTGGGTAATGATCTGCAAGTACCGGCCACAGCGGAGTTTATACTCGAAGGCTTTTTGCACCCCGGCGAAGAAGCCGAGGAAGGTCCCTTTGGCGATCACACCGGTTACTACAACGAAGTGGAAAGCTTCCCGGTCTTTACCATCGACCGCATCACCCACCGCAAAGATCCCATTTACCACAGTACCTACACTGGCCGTCCACCAGATGAACCAGCTGTACTTGGCGTCGCACTCAATGAGGTGTTTGTTCCCATACTGCAAAAGCAATTTCCAGAGATTGTCGACTTCTACCTGCCCCCAGAAGGCTGCTCCTATCGCATGGCCATCGTCAGCATGAAGAAGCAGTATCCGGGCCACGCCAAGCGTGTGATGATGGGCGTCTGGTCATTTCTGCGCCAGTTCATGTACACCAAGTTTGTCATCGTCACCGACGATGACATAGACGTGCGCAACTGGGAAGACGTAGTCTGGGCCATGACCACCAGAATGGATCCCGTCCGCGACACGATGATGGTAGAGAACACTCCCATCGACTACCTCGACTTCGCGTCTCCGGTCTCTGGATTAGGCTCAAAAATGGGTATGGACGCGACCAACAAAATGCACGGCGAAACCGACCGCGAGTGGGGCGAAACCATCGTTATGGATGACGCCGTCAAGCAGCGAGTTGATGAGATGTGGGATGAGTTGGGGATCAACATTAAATAA
- a CDS encoding DUF6172 family protein, with the protein MKKTFKLEHPKIKLPRVVDSVKHDIRKFLKKERANTLPSGAKYWAFDCKFGESEETAMEVHLSSLTKNVDEFVTKGIMTLYVEINAKAIGGNENPVAEED; encoded by the coding sequence ATGAAAAAAACCTTTAAGTTAGAACACCCGAAAATCAAACTGCCTAGAGTCGTTGATTCGGTCAAACACGATATCCGTAAATTCCTCAAGAAAGAGCGGGCCAATACCCTGCCCTCTGGCGCCAAGTATTGGGCCTTTGATTGCAAATTCGGCGAGTCTGAAGAGACCGCTATGGAAGTGCATCTGTCGTCCCTGACAAAAAACGTCGACGAGTTTGTGACCAAGGGAATTATGACGCTGTATGTGGAAATCAACGCCAAAGCCATTGGTGGCAATGAAAACCCTGTAGCAGAGGAGGACTAG
- a CDS encoding type 1 glutamine amidotransferase domain-containing protein has translation MNVLIVLTSHDQLGDTGHKTGFWLEEFASPYYALLDAGAQLTLASPMGGQPPLDPKSSEAGFLTDATHRFEHDTTAKTALANTVKLSTIQAEDFDAVFYPGGHGPLWDLHNDTDSIALIEAFIAAGKPVATVCHAPAVLLKAKAANGDPLVMGKKVTGFSNSEEAAVELTDVVPYLLEDELMASGGLYQKIEDWHPLAVVDGLIITGQNPGSSTAVAEALIKTMNQL, from the coding sequence ATGAACGTATTAATAGTCTTAACCTCTCATGATCAGCTGGGTGATACCGGCCATAAAACTGGTTTTTGGCTGGAGGAATTTGCCAGCCCCTATTACGCACTCTTAGACGCTGGCGCCCAATTGACTCTAGCCTCGCCTATGGGCGGGCAACCACCATTGGACCCCAAGAGTAGCGAAGCGGGATTTTTAACCGACGCCACACATAGATTCGAACATGACACCACGGCAAAGACGGCTCTCGCCAACACGGTAAAACTATCAACAATACAAGCAGAGGATTTTGACGCGGTGTTTTATCCCGGCGGCCACGGGCCTCTTTGGGACCTGCACAATGACACTGACTCGATTGCCCTGATCGAAGCCTTTATTGCCGCAGGCAAGCCGGTAGCCACCGTATGCCACGCTCCTGCAGTGTTGCTCAAGGCCAAGGCGGCAAACGGTGACCCCTTAGTGATGGGCAAAAAGGTGACTGGCTTTAGTAACAGTGAAGAGGCTGCAGTTGAGCTAACTGATGTGGTGCCCTATTTGCTCGAGGATGAGCTTATGGCATCGGGCGGCTTATACCAGAAGATTGAAGATTGGCATCCGCTAGCGGTAGTTGATGGTTTAATTATCACTGGGCAAAATCCAGGTTCCTCAACTGCTGTGGCTGAGGCTTTGATTAAGACGATGAACCAACTCTAG
- a CDS encoding GFA family protein, translating into MPELKIHQGACHCGAVKFEIDAPSQLHAHACNCSICYMSGGDQMIVPASKFRLLCGEDAITTYTFNTGAAQHTFCKHCGIKPFYTPRSNPDGFSVNLRCLDRAHVESIIVDVFDGQNWEQNAGTLAHLSRED; encoded by the coding sequence ATGCCTGAACTAAAGATCCATCAAGGCGCCTGTCATTGCGGCGCGGTCAAATTTGAAATTGACGCCCCCAGTCAGCTGCATGCTCACGCCTGCAACTGTTCGATCTGCTATATGAGTGGCGGTGATCAGATGATTGTTCCGGCATCTAAGTTTCGACTGCTCTGCGGCGAAGATGCTATTACGACCTATACCTTTAATACAGGTGCCGCTCAGCACACATTTTGCAAACACTGCGGCATCAAGCCCTTTTACACGCCGCGCTCTAATCCGGATGGCTTTAGTGTCAACCTGCGCTGTCTCGACCGCGCCCATGTTGAGTCTATAATAGTAGATGTATTTGACGGTCAGAACTGGGAACAGAATGCTGGGACTCTGGCGCACCTGTCTCGTGAAGACTAA
- a CDS encoding dicarboxylate/amino acid:cation symporter produces MQLSSKILLGMALGIAVGLILNMISDGSGPGPLTAWVVEYVFDVVGRIFIASLKLLVVPLVFVSLVCGSAAMGENVKMGRIALKTLALYLLTTAVAITIALTLANIINPGVGIDTSVTASYVAATPPAFKEVLIGIFPTNPIQAMSDGNMLQIIVFAILVGVAITQAGTAGKSTLVGFQTFNEVIMRMVTILMHLAPFGVFCLLAKLFTQEGFTAIFNLALYFMTVTLVLLIHAGVVYTSIFSFFTRLNPLTLIKNMRPAMLFAFSTSSSNATMPITLNVLEKRVGVDNSIASFTVPLGATINMDGTAIMQGVATVFIAQAYGLDLGMTEYLAVIATATLASVGTAGVPGVGLIMLSMVLQQVGLPVEGIGLIIGVDRLLDMMRTVVNVTGDGMVTSVVAKSEGLLNEDIFNEVSDRDEYSSPQQNS; encoded by the coding sequence ATGCAACTCTCATCAAAAATACTTCTCGGCATGGCCCTTGGTATTGCCGTTGGTCTGATACTCAATATGATCAGCGATGGCAGTGGTCCCGGACCATTAACCGCCTGGGTGGTGGAATATGTATTTGATGTGGTCGGGCGTATCTTTATTGCCTCACTGAAGCTGTTGGTAGTGCCTCTGGTGTTTGTCTCACTGGTCTGTGGTTCTGCGGCTATGGGTGAAAACGTCAAGATGGGGCGCATCGCCCTTAAGACCTTGGCCCTCTATCTGCTTACTACCGCAGTGGCGATCACTATTGCCCTGACTCTGGCCAACATTATTAACCCAGGTGTGGGCATAGATACCTCTGTAACCGCCAGTTATGTCGCAGCGACTCCCCCGGCCTTTAAAGAAGTATTGATTGGTATATTCCCTACCAACCCAATCCAAGCCATGTCTGACGGCAATATGCTACAAATTATTGTCTTCGCTATTTTGGTGGGTGTGGCCATCACACAGGCTGGCACTGCAGGAAAATCTACCCTAGTGGGCTTCCAGACGTTTAACGAAGTGATTATGCGCATGGTCACTATCCTGATGCACTTGGCACCCTTTGGTGTCTTCTGCTTGCTGGCTAAGCTCTTTACCCAAGAGGGCTTCACCGCGATCTTTAATCTGGCACTCTACTTTATGACTGTCACCCTGGTTTTACTGATCCATGCAGGGGTGGTCTACACCAGTATTTTCAGTTTCTTTACCCGCTTAAATCCCCTGACCTTAATCAAGAATATGCGCCCGGCCATGCTCTTTGCTTTCAGTACTTCATCGAGTAATGCCACCATGCCAATCACCCTAAATGTGCTTGAAAAGCGCGTTGGTGTGGATAATTCTATCGCCTCCTTCACAGTGCCATTGGGCGCCACCATCAATATGGATGGCACTGCGATTATGCAGGGTGTGGCGACCGTGTTTATCGCCCAAGCCTATGGTCTGGATCTGGGTATGACTGAGTATCTTGCGGTGATTGCCACGGCAACTCTCGCCTCAGTGGGTACCGCAGGTGTGCCGGGAGTAGGTTTGATTATGCTGTCAATGGTCCTGCAGCAAGTGGGTTTACCTGTGGAAGGTATTGGCTTGATCATCGGTGTCGACCGCCTGTTAGATATGATGCGCACCGTAGTCAACGTTACCGGCGATGGCATGGTCACTAGCGTAGTGGCGAAAAGTGAGGGGTTACTCAATGAAGATATCTTCAATGAAGTCTCGGATCGCGATGAGTACAGTAGCCCACAGCAGAATAGCTAG
- a CDS encoding MFS transporter: protein MNKQQGQFYLFGQKRFLPFFITQFLGALNDNLFKNALLVIIVSSGISASDSNTNFLTNLAAGLFILPFFLFSTTAGQLADKCDKAWLIRRIKFAEILIMLTGSYALYSSNINLMLGVLFLLGVQSAFFGPIKYSIIPQHLATEELMAGNAQVGMGTFTSILIGTLLGAWLVSYEGGTLLVGATAMMLAFIGWRASCAIPDAPSEGGDIRISLNPIADAVRNIRLARNNMTVFYCIMGISWFWLFGGSFLTQVPNFAVAVLQGHATLISVLLGAFIVGVAIGSLLCAKISGPQVEPGLIPFGAIGLTLFSADLFFASTSYQLANAAISAVMPVQFFSLSGGLRIFVDLMAIGMFGGMFIVPLYAMVQSRTESHKRARVIAANNVFNALFMVSGALMGIVCLSIVQMSIPQFFALMSGANLLFLVLLVWRVPEFKLRFLAWITNNR from the coding sequence GTGAATAAACAACAGGGTCAGTTCTATCTGTTTGGCCAAAAGCGTTTTCTGCCCTTCTTTATTACTCAGTTTCTCGGTGCACTGAATGACAATCTATTTAAAAATGCGCTGCTGGTGATTATTGTTAGCAGCGGCATCTCCGCTTCTGATAGCAACACTAACTTCCTCACCAATTTGGCCGCCGGCCTGTTTATCCTGCCGTTCTTTTTATTCTCCACCACTGCTGGCCAGCTGGCAGACAAATGCGACAAGGCTTGGCTGATAAGGCGGATTAAGTTCGCCGAAATTCTGATTATGCTCACCGGCAGCTATGCCCTTTACAGCAGCAATATTAACTTGATGCTCGGGGTATTATTTTTACTCGGCGTGCAGTCGGCGTTTTTTGGGCCGATTAAGTATTCGATTATTCCCCAGCATCTGGCCACTGAAGAACTGATGGCGGGCAATGCCCAGGTGGGCATGGGCACCTTCACCTCAATTTTGATTGGCACCTTATTGGGCGCCTGGCTGGTCAGCTACGAGGGTGGCACGCTGTTGGTTGGCGCTACCGCGATGATGCTGGCCTTCATCGGCTGGCGCGCCAGCTGTGCAATTCCCGATGCGCCATCAGAAGGTGGCGACATTCGCATAAGCCTCAACCCGATTGCCGACGCGGTGCGCAATATTCGTTTGGCGCGTAACAATATGACGGTGTTCTACTGCATTATGGGCATATCCTGGTTTTGGTTATTTGGCGGCAGCTTTTTAACTCAGGTGCCCAATTTTGCCGTGGCCGTGCTGCAGGGCCATGCCACTTTAATATCAGTGCTTTTAGGCGCCTTTATTGTGGGTGTAGCCATTGGCTCACTGCTCTGCGCTAAAATATCTGGCCCTCAGGTTGAACCGGGGTTGATTCCCTTTGGCGCCATTGGCTTAACCCTGTTTAGTGCCGATCTGTTTTTTGCCTCAACCAGTTATCAGCTGGCCAATGCTGCAATAAGTGCAGTGATGCCCGTGCAATTTTTCAGCCTCAGTGGCGGGCTGAGGATATTTGTCGACCTGATGGCCATCGGTATGTTTGGCGGCATGTTTATCGTGCCTTTATATGCCATGGTGCAATCCCGCACCGAGAGCCATAAGCGGGCGCGAGTGATAGCTGCCAACAATGTGTTTAATGCCCTCTTTATGGTTTCCGGCGCATTAATGGGTATTGTTTGCCTGAGTATTGTGCAGATGAGCATCCCGCAATTTTTTGCCCTGATGTCGGGGGCCAATTTGCTATTCTTAGTGCTATTGGTTTGGCGAGTGCCCGAATTCAAGCTTCGTTTTTTGGCTTGGATAACGAATAATCGATAG